In the Streptomyces sp. BHT-5-2 genome, one interval contains:
- a CDS encoding 50S ribosomal protein L25/general stress protein Ctc, whose protein sequence is MAEIKLAVEARNDFGKGAARRLRREEKVPAVVYGHGAEPKHVAVDSHALMMALKTPNALIRLEGEGTDELVIPKAVQREAIRRFLVHVDFLAVKKGEKVSVELPIQTEGELAPGGNLLEHLLNTLPVEAEATHIPESVTVSIAGLDAGHTVLAKDIALPAGTTLAVDEDTAVLQVVAAQAEAPAEGAEGEGEGA, encoded by the coding sequence ATGGCCGAGATCAAGCTCGCCGTCGAAGCCCGGAACGACTTCGGTAAGGGCGCCGCGCGCCGTCTGCGCCGCGAGGAGAAGGTTCCGGCGGTCGTCTACGGCCACGGTGCGGAGCCGAAGCACGTGGCGGTCGACAGCCACGCGCTGATGATGGCTCTGAAGACGCCGAACGCGCTGATCCGCCTGGAGGGCGAGGGCACCGACGAGCTGGTGATCCCGAAGGCCGTCCAGCGTGAGGCGATCCGTCGCTTCCTGGTGCACGTGGACTTCCTGGCCGTGAAGAAGGGCGAGAAGGTCTCCGTCGAGCTGCCGATCCAGACCGAGGGCGAGCTGGCGCCGGGCGGCAACCTGCTGGAGCACCTGCTCAACACCCTGCCGGTCGAGGCCGAGGCGACCCACATCCCGGAGTCGGTGACCGTGTCGATCGCGGGCCTGGACGCCGGTCACACCGTGCTGGCCAAGGACATCGCGCTGCCGGCCGGCACGACGCTGGCGGTCGACGAGGACACTGCGGTGCTGCAGGTCGTCGCCGCGCAGGCCGAGGCTCCGGCCGAGGGTGCCGAGGGCGAGGGCGAGGGGGCCTGA
- the pth gene encoding aminoacyl-tRNA hydrolase, which yields MTDAASPWLIVGLGNPGPEYAGNRHNVGFMVADLLAARMGGRFKAHKARAQVVEGRIGPPGPSSRRVVVAKPSSFMNLSGGPTTALRDFFKVPVANVVAVHDELDIDFGALRLKLGGGDNGHNGLKSITKSLGAEYHRVRFGIGRPPGRMPVADFVLRDFSSAERKELDYFVDRAADAVEALVIEGLERAQSTYNS from the coding sequence ATGACGGATGCGGCGAGCCCCTGGCTCATCGTGGGGCTGGGCAATCCGGGCCCGGAGTATGCGGGCAACCGCCACAACGTGGGGTTCATGGTGGCGGACCTGCTGGCGGCGCGGATGGGTGGCCGTTTCAAGGCGCACAAGGCGCGGGCGCAGGTGGTGGAGGGGCGGATCGGTCCGCCGGGTCCGTCGAGCCGCCGGGTGGTGGTGGCGAAGCCGTCGTCGTTCATGAACCTGTCGGGTGGGCCGACGACGGCGTTGCGGGATTTCTTCAAGGTGCCGGTGGCCAACGTCGTTGCGGTGCATGACGAGTTGGACATCGATTTCGGTGCGTTGCGGTTGAAGCTGGGGGGCGGTGACAACGGGCACAACGGGCTGAAGTCGATCACGAAGTCGCTGGGTGCGGAGTATCACCGGGTGCGGTTCGGGATCGGGCGGCCGCCGGGGCGGATGCCGGTGGCGGACTTTGTGCTCAGGGATTTCTCGTCGGCGGAGCGCAAGGAGCTGGACTACTTCGTGGACCGGGCGGCGGATGCGGTGGAGGCCCTGGTGATCGAGGGTCTGGAGCGGGCGCAGTCGACGTACAACTCGTGA